In Vitis vinifera cultivar Pinot Noir 40024 chromosome 4, ASM3070453v1, the genomic window agagagataaccATGCATTTATGGATAGCAAGTCTGTATAAATGCATTGAAGAGTGATAACCTCCATGTTTGTTTCATTCTGAGGGTTTCATCTTCTTTTACAACCACCTTATAAAGTTCTTGCACACCATATACTTCTGTGAAGTTCAATCACATACAATTGATATCATGTGATTGTAAAATGGTTGGCAATAAAACTTTGGATATATGGCTGTCACTGTTAgcctttattatttttatacttattaTGTTTTGTATGTGCTGTCTGCACATGTCATCTTCAACATAGTAATGGATTTGGAACCTGCATCTTTAGATGACATGGTAATGGATTTGGAACCTGCATCTTTTTTAGAATTTTCCCACAATGCATTATCTGTACATCTTCCTATTATGCTTGAAAATTTATCCTCAATTGTATTCTGGACAGGGGTTGCTATTTCCAGGTTGGAGGTTCATTGAGGCTTGGAATGTCAATTCCTGCTGCCTTCAGAATAGCACTGGACACTTGGGCTTCATGGATTGAGACCACAATTGACACCAGAAGAACACAGGTCTTCTTTCGGACATTTGAGCCATCACACTGGGGGTACTCTTCttgtatttagtttttatattggATATGTTACTGGTACCATAATTCTCGGTAAAtgaaacatatttaattttttggtcCATGGACTTGCTCAGAAAGTAACCAGTTTTTCAGTGCATCACTGATCATAGTTACTCGTTGTAATTAGTCTCATTATCATTTATCATGAATTGCATGTCATCATAAACCCATTACATCTTTTTAATCCATAAAACAGGTGTTAAGGCATTCTACATTATGTTGATTTATGAAGATTTCTAAATACTAGTGGCTgcaatcaaacatatttttacaactattttttaatccATGTATTTATGTTAGTTTAATTTGTTCCATTCTTTCCGATTCTTGTTGAATCCACTTTAAGCTACAAAATTGCTCCTCAACATGACTAGTAATGGTGTTTGTTTCTGCATCAGCAATGAAACTCATAGACATTGTAATGTAACACTGCACCCTATGTCAGACACCAAAGGGACGGACAGAAGCCTATTTTCAGATACCATATTGGAGGTGGTAAAGAATATGACTGTTCCTGTGACTGTTCTGCATGTGACTTCCATGTCAGCTTTCCGGAGTGATGCACATGTGGGTACTTGGAGTGATGGTCAACCTGTGTCTGATTGTAGCCACTGGTGTCTGCCTGGAGTTCCTGATGTGTGGAACGAGATTTTCCTCTCATATATGCTTACTAACCATAGACTTTCTCTCAGATGAATGGAGCCATAAAGTAAGTTttcttttctgattttttttttttttttttgctttttcttgaCTAGGCTGCATCCTGTTATAATTTATGTGCCCCATTACAATGCACAAGAACAAAATTGTGCAACATGATAAAAGTATGATGTTAGATTTGTACCATAGCCTAGAGTCTGGTGATAACTTATGTggagaaaaattgtatttctCATTCATGTTTTAAAAGTATACAACCTTAGAATTATAtacaacaacaaaaaagaaaaatgaaggaaataattGGAAACTATCCTATTAAAGATCCCTACAAATTAAGGATTATATacacaaatatatattacaGTTGTAATATACTGCTGTGGAAGATATACAGTTGTAATAATCTTCATATACAGTTGTGTATCTTCCACAACTATATATGCAGTTGTAATATACAGATGTGGAAGATATACAATTGTAATAAGCTTCATATATAGTTGTGTATGCAGCTATAATAATCTTCATATATAGCTATGTATACAATTGTAAtaatattcaacactccccctcaagttggtgaatAGATATTATTCATTCCCAACTTGATAATGATTTCTTGACTTCCAATGGACACATATGGAGTGTGGATTAAGCCACtatctaacttttttttaataaaatatttgtctACTTCCATATGCTTGATTATGTCATGTTGCACCAGGTTCTGTGCAATGTTGATGGCTGACTTATTGTCACAATAAAGTCTCATTGGTGTCTCCCACTTAATCTTCAAGTCCTCCAAGATAATCTTGAGCCAAACAACTCACAGATTAATTGGGCCATTGCATGAAGCTCTACTTTTGTACTAGATCTTGGAACAATATTCTATTTCTTACTCCTCCAAGTTACCAAgttcccttaaaaaaaagtgTAATATCCTATAGTGGACCTTCAAGCAACAACTGATCCTACATAATCTACATCAATATAGGCCTCCATTGATAGCTCAGTgtttttcttaaacaaaattcCTTTCCCTAGAGTTGATTTCAAGTAGTGTAGGATTATGTATATAGCCCATAAATAAACTACCTTTGGACtatgcataaattgactcaCTAGGCTGACTGCATAAGCTATGTCCGGTCATGTATGTGAGAGGTAAATCAGCCTGCCAACCAATCTTTGGTACATACCCTTGTTTATGGTTGCATCCTCACTTGCTTCTCCAAGCTTATGATTCAGATCAATAGGCATGTTAGCCGGTTTACATGTTTTTCCTATCTCTTGCAATAAGTTAAGAACATACTTCTACTAGGAGACAAAAATTCCCTTGTTTGAGTAAGCCAcatcaattcccaagaaatactttaGTCTTCTAAGCTcctttatttcaaactcttttgGTAAGCACCGCTTCAATGCTTCTCTTTCTTTAAGATCATTTTCATTCACTATTATATCATCCACGTAAACCAGTAGGGTAATTACTCCCCTTGAGGTCGAGTGTTTAACAAATAAGGTTTAGTCACTGTGGCTTTGTTTGTAGCCAATAGTTATCATGACTTTGACAaatcttccaaaccaagcctgtGGAAATTGTTTTAACCCATACAAAGCTTTCTTCAATTTAcatactttttttcctttcaagtgCATATTAAAACCAAGTGAAAgatccatataaatttcctctTTGAGCTCTCCATGTAAGaacacatttttcacatcaaattgttgtaatTCCCAATCAAATTGGGCAGCCAAAGAGAGTAAAACTCTCAAAGTGTTCATCTTGACTACTGGTGTGAAAGTCTCTTGGTAATCTACTCCATATGTCTAAGTATTAACATTTGGCAACGAGCCTAGCTTTGTATCTCTCAAGGGAACCATCCACCTTGTATTTTACTGTGAACACTCACTTGCATCATGCTAGACTCTTCTCTCTTGATAACCCAACCACATCCCAAGTCCCATTCCTTTCAAGTGCTTCCATCTCAACCCTCATGGCTTGTTTCCACTCCTTACCATTTAGTGTCTTGGATAAGGTCTTAGGTATGGCTATGGTGTTTaggctagtgagaaaatttcTATGAGATGATGACAATCTTTCATAGGACACAAAATGGGAAAGTGGACATAAAGGGTGTTGAGTACATATTCTTGCGCCTTTTTTAACTGCAATGGGCAAATTTAGATCACTCATATCAACAAAATCAAGGGAAATCTTAGGAGAAGATGGATCATTTACCTCATAGGATTTGGTTAGTTCTGACTCTTAGACCTACATATGTTCAATGATGGTTGCTTTCTTCCTTGAGCAAACCAAAATTGGCCTTGTAGAATTGGGAACTTGTTTCCCTGAAGGTGGACTTGTCGATTCAGGAATTTGTGAGAGCTGAGACATAGATGATTGTGATTGTGAGGGTTTAGACACAAATTGGGGTAAGTTAAGTAAGAACAAATCTCTTGTATCTAAATCTTCCATGAATGATGTCTCTCCTGAAGATAAGGATGATTGAAGTAGCTTTCATATTCAATAAAGGATACATCAAAAGGGACATAAAATTGTCAAGTGGGTGGATGATAATATTTGTAACCTTTTTTAGTAGATGAATACCCCACAAAAATGCACTTAATTGCTCTTGTATTTAGTTTCCCTCTATTATGAGCGTGGACATGGACAAaagaaagacaacaaaaaaCCTTTGGAACAAGACCTAGATGTTGTAAAGTTTAGgaagtattttgaaaaaaaatccattgGATTTTTGAACCCCAAAACTTTAGATGGCAATCGATTTATAAGATGAGCATTAGTAAGTACTGCTTCCCCCCAATATAATATAGGAACATTTTTCTTGAACAAAAAAGTTCTTGTAATAGTAAGAAGATgaccattttttctttcaacaacCCTCTTTTGTTGGGGAGTACTAGCGCAAGAAGATTTATGGATAAtaacttcttttttaaaatgagGAGATAGGACTTGATTGAAGTAATCTTTTGCATTATTAGACCTAAACTTTTTTATTCCCACTCTAAAATGAGCTTTGACCATTTTGTGAAAATTGGGAAATACAATACTAACATCCGTTTTTTGTTTGAGAAGAAATACCCAAGTTACTCAAGTGCAATCATCTATAAATCAAACAAACCATCTAGAGCTTGAAAAATTAAGAATTGTGGCCAGACCCCAAATATAACTGTGAACTAACACAAAAGAAATTGAAACTCTTTTGTTACTTATTGGAAAAGAAACACGATGATGCTTTACAAGTTCACAAACACCATAATGTAATTTTGGTACATTAATTCCCTTGAATAATAAAGGAAACATAATTTTAAGAACACTAAATGACAAATGTCCAAGACAATGATGATGAAGTCATATCTTATCTTTTGTTGTGGATGGGATTTCATAAAGGAATGATAAGGGTACCTAGTTCTCAATCCTATTTTGACCAAATGGTAACTCAAGATAGTAAAGTTTGTCCTTTTCCCTAGCATGTCCAATTGTTTACCCCATACCCTATTCCTAAAATACACAATGAGAAGGATAAAAAATCACATGACAATTTAGCTCTTTGGTAAGTCAATAAATGGAAACAAGATTGGTGGAAAGCTTAGGTACATATAACACATTCTTCAAAACTATGGATTTATTCAAGTGAACTTCCCCTTGACCAGCCACAGTGGCTAGAGAGCAATCAACAatgattattttcttattactaGGACATGAGCTATAGGTACTAAACTATTGTGAGGAAtgagtcatatgatctgtagttCCCTAGTTGATGACCTAAGAGCCTAGGAAAGACATATCCGATACACTAGAAGTAAGAGAAGGAGAATACTTATTTGACTGAGTGAGAGAGTAAGCACCACTAGGACTCTCAAGGGTTCCTAAGAGATTCTTTAATTTCTCAAACTTTTCCTTGTTAAGCTCAATATGTTCATTGCCATCAAAATTCACCCTCTCTTGTAAAGGGTTTTCATTGATCTGAGAGTTGATGAAGTGCGTCTAAATTATCTACTATCCACCTTTGAAACCTTGTTGTCCACTCTTGAAACCCCAATCTTTATTGAAAGTTTGAGGCTTTCCATAGAGTTTTCTACACTGGTCCCTTGTGTGTCTCAGCCTCTTGCAGTACATACACCAAATAGTGTCCTTGTTCATTGTGCTGGACGAATATGCCATTGATGGAGGATTCACACTATCGTAGTTGACAACAATCTTAGACATGGTGGGCAGAAttcagaaataattttagagaaaaatatagcAGAGTGCCTTTGAAATCACAATGAAGGCCATTAAATTGGGGTTccaaaaaacagaggaaaatggGTAGTACAACTCAGCAATGaagaccaaaaagaaaaatcccaAGGAGCCTAAttcagctctgataccatgtgggGAAAAATTGTATTTCTCATTCATGTTTTAAGAGTGTACAACCCTAGAATTATAtacaaacaacaaaaagaaagaataaagaaagaattggaAACTACCCTATTAAAAATCCCTACAAATCAGGGATTATATACACaaatatacacatatatattaTAGCTGTAATATACAGCTATGAGAGATGTACAGCTAAGTATGCAGTTGTAATAATCTTCATGCACAGTTGTAGTAATCTTCAACTTATGACCATTACAGGGCATACACCATCAGTCTATTCTAACTcatggaaaaaataatattaatttttttaccttCAATTGTACTAAATTACattgattttttgtttcttttttttttttttttacctatttttgagaataaatattattacacaaacacacacacacaagcaAGGCCAGACCCTCCAATGGGTTCTGGTGAAAACAAAATCAGAGAAGATCCCtaaaatatttagatatataGACATATGCATGTGCATTCAGATGTAAATGTATATATTAAAAGAGGTTGTTCTCTTAATAAGAATAGTTTGCCACATGGTAGTAGAAAATTTAGGATGTCAGAAAATTACATTCGCCTAATTGCCATATGACAATGGCTTTGAACTTTGTTCTCCATTTGTTATGTCCATAGTTATTTAAGCTTTTACCaaccttttagatgagaaaAAATGAATCCCGATTCTCCTCCACCTTATGTGGGACAAAGTATTTCTATTATTAACTTAATGGCCTTTGTGCTTCTCACAAACTTGACATAAGTTACTTTTGGCCTCTTGTTTTAGCACCTTCAGCTTagatttaggtggtgtttgttttttggctgaatagaaaaaggcaaatattttggctttttctattcagttaaaagtaacatattgacatcatccaacatagctaaaatgaacttattatcaataagttcagtttaattatattaaatgatgacaaaaagttacttttagctgaatagaaaaagccaaaatatttggctttttcttttcagccaaaaaacaaacaccaccttagtggCTCCTTAATAACATGGTCATTGGACTATGTTGCCACAGAAGGGGATGTTAATCAAATCTGCTATCCTCCTTATCTTCTTTTTGTAACCTTTCAGTGCTGCATTAATTTCTACTGTTCTTTTTAGGATGGCTTGATACTTTGGagtttattttatcttaatgtAAAAGTAAAGATAATGTAAAACTTTCATAATACTAAGATTGTCCATTTAAATTTGCTGCTTCTGCTTTACCTTTAGCTTCTAGTTAAGGTGAAAAGAAAAATGCCAGTTGAAAGGAAAACTAAAACCACCTTTGATTTTGCTCATTTAACATAGTACAGATTCGAAGAGTGTATACATTCAGGCACTAGTTTGCACCTTAGCAGACAAGCCGCAACATCTCGAGTCCACAGGTGTCAGTGGTTTCAGTTCTGAAGGCAGGGTGATTGAGTACTATATGATGTGGATTGGCGTTTTCTCTCCACAGAAGCACCCAAGAGTATTCTGCAGTTCTTGAGCTAGTACCAAAGCAGTAGAGTTTATAGGGAAATTGTAGAGTTTGATGAAAAACAGTTAGTTCTGTGAcacattttttcattctttctttctttttctttttccttttttttttttttttaaatttgttcattaTCGTGAAGAGGCTGAATTGATGAGAGAAATGTAGCTATCTTTTTGTCCAATTGTGTCTCTGTCCGAGTATAACAATGCAATTTTGGTGCCCCACAGAAGGAATAAAATCAAGATGGAAATTGAACGTTGTACTTGCTGTTTCTTCTGCATTTGGGTTGTTCCTCTGAGATAAAACAATGGTGTCTGGTGAAAATGATGGCTTTTCCATCTGAACATGAGAATTTGATTATTGCAttgtttctttaattcttttccATACTAAAATGCTGATTAATGACAACACTGTTTTGTAGGAAAGAGGAAAATGGACAGGATGAAAATTCCATAGGAATTTCTCAATATTAGACCAACTCCAAAGATGATTAACATATTCAGATTTTCTGGGCATGGAGCGAATGGTTTGAGACAACCCTCAATTCCATTTTCCATATAGTAAGGTTGCAGTAGAAATATTATTAATCTGAAATGAATGGCCTTAGCTGAAGAGATACCACCTATACTTGGAAAACTGATCACTCTATTTGATCACTACCTCTGTATGATACCCTATGGTACCACCATTTGTTATCTGTGACTGCTAAATTACAGAGCAGTTCTACTACAAAGAGTTAGTAATGAAGTTTTCTGTGATCATTGAGAGCGGCCGGttgtaattttcattcattGGCTTCATTTAAAACAATCTACCATCTCTAACACCCAAGCCAATAGGATGAACTTAAAAACTTCACAATCCACATTAGCCAGGAGCACATGGACAAATAAAGTTTCAATCCTCCCATCTAACACCCAAGCCAACAGGATGAACTTAAAAATTTCATAATCCACATTAGCCAGGAGCACATGGACAAATAAAGTTTCAATCCTcccataaaaaatgatttagttGTGAGTGAATCGGAAATACTAACAACTACAAGGTTGGTCATGGAAGACATTTGCTTTGAAAACTAGCAGACATGGAACTTTTAGATCACCATTTGAACCCAGTTGTTCAACCTCTAGGATTACCAAAAAAATGGGTAATGATTAAAGAAGATAGTATCTTCTTTTGTCACTTGCAATGAAAGTATAGATATGGTGGACCCATGCATCCCAAATTTATCATTGCAGAAAACAACTGCCAATCTACCCCAACAACACCCATATCATGAGGCATACAGGAACACAAGGGAAgttgagaagtgtttttcaatgCAATCAATGACAACCCTTCAAAATCTTAGCATGAGAGCCAAGTCACGAGAAGCTTAAAAGTATGCCATTAGCATGAGAACCAAGTAACTAGAACCTTAGAAGTATACAAATAGAATGAGAGCCAAGTCTCTGGAAACTTATGAATATACAACATATAAACAGATCTCCTTACTGATCACTACAAATATGAATCAACACATGCCATATTCTCCACCTCAGCCTTCACATCTCCATTTCCATTAGTTTTCTTAAACTGAAATGGCTTCTGTTCAGAACTATGGTTACTTCCCCTACTTTCCTCTGCCACCACCTCATAGCCCTTCACCTCCAAAAGTGATGCCACCCCACACTTCTCCACCTCCTCCAAAAGTGGCACCACCCCATCTCCCAACaataccaccaccaccaccatttCCAACACCAGCATCACCGCCCCCTACTTCTCCATCCCCTCCAAAAGTGGCACCACCTCATCAACCCATTagaccaccaccaccaccaacacCATCATTTCCAACACCGGCATCACCGCCCCCTACTTCTCCATCCCCTCCAAAAGTGGCACCACCTCATCAACCCATTAGAGCACCACCCCCACCATCATTCCCGACACCAGCAGCACCACCCCATCATTCTTTCCCCCCACCACCTCCTGCAGCAAAACCTCCTAGTCATGCAATCCCACCTCCGGCACCAATTATCAAACCACCACCTCATCCTCATTTTCCGCCACCACCCCCACACATTGTTCCAactcctccaccaccaccaccaccaggACACCATTCCACAGTCATAATCATTGTCTTTGTCTCACTTGGTGGTCTATTTTTTCTTGCATTCCTCTCAGTTGCTCTATGCTGCTTcattaagaagaaaaagaagaatatgGTTCAAGAGACTGACATTGTTACAATTGATGAACATTTGAAAGTCCACGAAGCCATCATACCAGGTCCACATGGTCCACAAGTCATGATATTGTCCATTGAGGATGATGTGCATATTCAGGAAGAGATCAAAAAGAATGAGAAGGAAATCCAAGGTTCACATGTTAGATCTACACAAGATTTTCCTCAAGCTCTTGATATGGAGGCATCCACTTCTGAGTCCAGTCAGCACCATATTATGCACAACCACAAGCAACAATCCCAATCATGATTTTCCTACTCCCAGAGGGAAATAAACTTCCCTTCTGGGCctgaataaaatttgtttgaatatatgataaaaagaaGCCAAATGTTCATATATTAGGCCAGCAAAGGCATTGTTTCTATGCCAAAACCTAGTTTTTCTTGTCATGTACTGCATTTGTAAGGACataatttgatggaaaaaaaacTACAAGGTCTTTGAATAATCTATTATATTTCTTGTTATcttaaaaattccaaacaaacaaTAAGGAGGAAGAGAAGGATGATACTTGTCTATTACAAATACAGATTTTCCGACCTATAGAGCaccaaagaaaatttaatatcagttgaaaatattttctgatTATCGGATTATCTTTGTTCTTTGTTTTAGGATATAATTCTTGAATTCTCCTCCTTTTCAtcttgtaatttaattttgtcatGGTTTTCTAATCTAGTGCAGACAATGTACTCTGGTGAAATGAAAACCTCCAGTATAATGCTCATTGTCTTTCTATGTAGATTACTATACATATTTACACAACTTGCAAGAAAGGAAGAGTGGATATCATGAAaactaaatacaaaaaattaccTCCCTATGAGATGATTTGAGGATCCAAACAGGTTAAAAACCAACATATTATGTCGATTTTGAGTTTTTATGAATATGGTAGCATACCAACattttgaaataacatatactaaatttaatagAAATGCATAATCCTCCCTAAAACTTTACAGTGACTTCATTCGACCAAACGCAGTTATAGCAATTATATCATTTTGACACAAGTCACTTAAATAGGAGAAATGCCAATGTCCAGGTTTGAACAGATAATACATTTCAGTACCTTAAATTGATCAGAACAATACATTTGGGAGGACAAGATATCAAAAGCTGCTAAACTTTCAAAACATTTGACGAGGTTGGATTGATAGGACCTGAGATTTATATAAATGGAGTGTGAAATTGATTCCATGAGCCgcaacataaaataaataaataaattaaattaaattaaatagcAATTTAATATGTGAATGGGCTAAAGATTTTAAACACAGAGTGTACACAGTAACATTGAAAATAAAGCTGCTCTCTCATTTTGCAGCCTGTCTACTAGTGTATTCAATGTATCTTTCCGTTATAGTTCAAAACCATTTGATTGTGCTGACAAGAGAAAAACAGGTCACCCCAGAGTGCTTCCTGTGCTAAAGAACAATGGTTCAACTCTAAATTTCAATAACTGGTAGAGGCAACCACTCACCAAATATGATGCTAATGAACATTGTTGCCTTTTGCTAAGATTGCCAGGACTTAATGGTCATTTCCCTATTCCCAACCTTTGGGCAACATAAGTATGTTAACAATTCCATGCAATGTTTCATATATCATCTGAGTCTCAGGATGAGAAAGGTCCTCTTGATAGAATTTATGGACTCTTCCAGCAACAGTAATCCAGCTACAACCAGGAGTCTTAACCAATCCTAATTCTCTCATTTTTGCCCTGGTTCTTGAAACACCGTCCCATATTCCAAGAGAATCATACATACTACACAAGGCTATATAGTTGCTAGAGTTTCTGGGTTCCAATTCAAAGAGGCAATGAGCAGCAATTTCTCCAATCTCAATATTCTTGTGCATCAAACAACCAGCCAGCAGGGCACCCCAAACACTTGCTGTTGCTGCTgacttcatattttttatcaattcaaAAGCTTCCTCAAGATATCCAAAACGACCTAATAGATCCACCATACAAGCATAGTGCTCTGCACTGGGCTCAAACCCATAGTCTAAATTAATTGAGTAAAAAATTTTCCGGCCTTGTTCTATAAGACCAGAGTGGCTACAACTAGCCAAAATTGCAGTGATTGTAACACAGTTAGGCTGAAATCCacaatatttcattttcttaaaaagagCCAAAGCTTCATGTCCTTTACCATGGACCCCATAGCAAGATATCATAGAGGTCCATGTCACCAGATTCAGTTCACTCATTGTCGTGAAAACCTTTTCTGAATCATGCAAGCACCCACACTTTGCATACATATCAATCAACGAATTTCCAATAGCAACCTCACAACCAAAAATTTGATTCTTAACCACTTGCCCATGAATTTCTTTGCCTTTCATCAAGTCTCCTTCCCCTCCACACACGCTTAAAATGCTTGGGACTGTCCTTGAATCCATCTTCACTCCCTCACTAAGCATGTCCCTAAAACATTCCAAAGCATCCCTGAAAAAACAAGCCTTTCCCAACCCCACAATCATCAAATTCCAAACAACCGAATCCCTCCAAGACATATTAACAAAGCACCGCCATGCATCAACTAAACCCCCACATTTCGCATAAAAATCCAAAACCGAGCTTCCAACAACCACATATTCTTCAAACCCAATCCTAATCACCCAACTGTGAAGCATCTTCCCCAGATAAGAATCTCCAATTCCTGCACAAGCCTTAAACACTGGAGGCAATGTGAAATGATCCGGTCGAAACCCCATTTtcaaaaaactatcaaaaacacccAAAGCATcgtaaaagaaacaattatgAGCATATGAAGCGATCAAAATGTTCCATGAGTGCATATTTCTTTCAACCATTTTGTCAAAAACCTTGCGAGCATCTTGAAGAACACCGCATTTGGAGTAGACCAACAAGAGATCAGTTTGAAGTGTGATGTTGGGGATGAAGCCATGAACAAGGATTTGGGCATGGGTTTGCTTAGCTTGTGAGATTGCTGAGTGGGGAACACACTTTCTAAGGATACACGACAAGGAACTGGCCGTGATAAGCCCCATATTCAAGAATTCTAAAACTTGAACCGTCTGGAAAGGTGATGGAGAGAATACATGAGAGGGTGCCACGTGGTAAAATTTTGGATCTGGAAACGTTCGAAAATATCCAGCAATTGGGGagcattataaatttataaaggaTGGACTAAGAACTGATTGTGGATACGTACTCCTGAATCCTAATGACAACGAGGGATGCGTGCGACTTTGAGATCAATGTTTGATTGCACCACACTTTTGGTTTCATTGCTCTTAATCTTTTCACCTGATAGATATCGTATATTCTTCGCTTTGCTTTGAACTCAAAGGAACCGTGACGCATTTACATCACATTAAATAGAACTTTGAAGTGGCTTATGAAAGAAACCaagtcaaattttaaaattcgtAAGTCAGTCTACTTCTGTGTTTTACAGCAACCAAATTTTGTTTACGTCAAAATGGAGGGAATCAAGACCGCTGAATCCAAACCTTATTTCAAATCCCTGTATTCAGAGCTAAAAGTAAAATCCATGTATTGCAGCAGTGTCACCATCACCACCACTCTTCTGCAAAATG contains:
- the LOC100262544 gene encoding protein TRACHEARY ELEMENT DIFFERENTIATION-RELATED 7 — protein: MASVQNYGYFPYFPLPPPHSPSPPKVMPPHTSPPPPKVAPPHLPTIPPPPPFPTPASPPPTSPSPPKVAPPHQPIRPPPPPTPSFPTPASPPPTSPSPPKVAPPHQPIRAPPPPSFPTPAAPPHHSFPPPPPAAKPPSHAIPPPAPIIKPPPHPHFPPPPPHIVPTPPPPPPPGHHSTVIIIVFVSLGGLFFLAFLSVALCCFIKKKKKNMVQETDIVTIDEHLKVHEAIIPGPHGPQVMILSIEDDVHIQEEIKKNEKEIQGSHVRSTQDFPQALDMEASTSESSQHHIMHNHKQQSQS
- the LOC100267705 gene encoding pentatricopeptide repeat-containing protein At5g04780, mitochondrial, encoding MGLITASSLSCILRKCVPHSAISQAKQTHAQILVHGFIPNITLQTDLLLVYSKCGVLQDARKVFDKMVERNMHSWNILIASYAHNCFFYDALGVFDSFLKMGFRPDHFTLPPVFKACAGIGDSYLGKMLHSWVIRIGFEEYVVVGSSVLDFYAKCGGLVDAWRCFVNMSWRDSVVWNLMIVGLGKACFFRDALECFRDMLSEGVKMDSRTVPSILSVCGGEGDLMKGKEIHGQVVKNQIFGCEVAIGNSLIDMYAKCGCLHDSEKVFTTMSELNLVTWTSMISCYGVHGKGHEALALFKKMKYCGFQPNCVTITAILASCSHSGLIEQGRKIFYSINLDYGFEPSAEHYACMVDLLGRFGYLEEAFELIKNMKSAATASVWGALLAGCLMHKNIEIGEIAAHCLFELEPRNSSNYIALCSMYDSLGIWDGVSRTRAKMRELGLVKTPGCSWITVAGRVHKFYQEDLSHPETQMIYETLHGIVNILMLPKGWE